The following coding sequences lie in one Arachis ipaensis cultivar K30076 chromosome B03, Araip1.1, whole genome shotgun sequence genomic window:
- the LOC107631883 gene encoding delta(8)-fatty-acid desaturase 2, protein MQVVEKKYMTPEELKEHNKPGDLWISIQGKVYNVTDWAKDHPGGDVPITNLAGQDVTDAFIAYHPGTAWQYLDKFFTGYHLKDFNVSEVSKDYRKLWVEFVKMGLFEKKEHVTLYTLSSVVVMFAIVIYGVLSCTSVWAHLGSALLLGLLWMQSTYVGHDSGHYEVMSSRQYNKFAQILCGNCLTGISIAWWKWTHNAHHIACNSLDYDPDLQHIPVFAVSSRFFSSMKSYFYGRYLKFDALSRFLVSYQHWTFYPVLCFARINLYLQTFLLLFSRQRNVPDRAYNITGILVFWTWFPLLVSCLPNWPERVMFVVASMAACSIQHLQFCLNHFAANVYVGPPSGNDWFEKQTSGTLDISCSSWMDWFFGGLQFQLEHHLFPRLPRAQLRKVSPLVIDLCKKHNLPYRSLSFFEANLWTLKTLRTAALQARDHTIPPQNLLWEAFHTHG, encoded by the coding sequence ATGCAGGTTGTTGAGAAGAAGTACATGACCCCCGAGGAGCTGAAGGAGCACAACAAGCCAGGGGATTTGTGGATTTCGATCCAGGGGAAAGTCTACAACGTCACAGATTGGGCCAAGGATCACCCTGGCGGTGATGTTCCCATTACAAACCTTGCTGGCCAGGACGTAACCGATGCGTTCATCGCTTATCATCCTGGCACAGCGTGGCAATATCTTGACAAGTTCTTCACCGGCTACCACCTCAAAGACTTCAATGTCTCTGAGGTCTCCAAGGATTACAGGAAACTCTGGGTCGAGTTTGTGAAGATGGGGCTATTTGAGAAGAAGGAACATGTTACTCTATACACACTGTCTTCAGTTGTTGTCATGTTTGCCATTGTGATCTACGGTGTCTTGAGCTGCACTAGCGTCTGGGCTCATCTGGGATCTGCCCTTTTGCTTGGTTTGCTTTGGATGCAGAGCACATATGTTGGACATGATTCTGGACACTATGAAGTTATGTCAAGCCGCCAATACAACAAGTTTGCACAGATCCTTTGTGGGAATTGCTTGACTGGAATAAGCATTGCATGGTGGAAGTGGACTCACAATGCACACCACATTGCTTGCAATAGTCTTGACTATGATCCTGATCTACAACACATTCCGGTTTTTGCCGTGTCTTCACGGTTCTTCAGCTCTATGAAATCTTACTTCTATGGTAGATACCTCAAGTTTGATGCTCTGTCTAGGTTCTTGGTGAGTTACCAGCACTGGACTTTCTACCCGGTGTTGTGCTTTGCAAGGATAAACCTTTACCTTCAGACATTTCTGCTATTGTTCTCAAGGCAGCGTAATGTCCCGGATAGAGCTTACAACATAACTGGAATCCTTGTGTTCTGGACTTGGTTCCCACTCCTCGTTTCATGCTTGCCAAATTGGCCGGAGAGAGTGATGTTTGTGGTTGCAAGTATGGCTGCATGCTCAATTCAGCACCTCCAATTTTGCCTCAACCATTTTGCGGCAAATGTGTATGTTGGGCCGCCGAGTGGGAACGATTGGTTCGAGAAGCAGACGAGTGGGACACTGGATATCTCTTGCTCATCTTGGATGGATTGGTTCTTTGGTGGGTTGCAGTTCCAGCTTGAGCACCATTTATTTCCAAGATTGCCAAGGGCACAATTGAGGAAAGTTTCACCATTGGTGATTGATCTTTGCAAGAAGCATAATTTGCCTTATAGGAGTTTATCTTTCTTTGAGGCCAATCTGTGGACTCTAAAGACCCTAAGAACTGCTGCATTGCAGGCCAGAGACCACACTATCCCTCCCCAGAATTTGCTATGGGAGGCTTTCCACACTCATGGTTGA
- the LOC107631881 gene encoding cullin-3A, producing MSNQRKRNFQIEAFKHRVVIDPKYADKTWKILEHAIHEIYNHNASGLSFEELYRNAYNMVLHKFGEKLYSGLVATMTGHLKEIAKSVEAAQGGSFLEELNRKWNDHNKALQMIRDILMYMDRTYIPSTQKTPVHELGLNLWREIVIYSNQIRNRLLNTLLELVHSERTGDVIDRGIMRNITKMLVDLGPSVYVHEFELHFLHVSAEFYRVESQKFIECCDCGDYLKKAERRLNEEIDRVSHYLDPRTEKKITNVVEKEMIENHMLRLIHMENSGLVHMFSDDKYDDLGRMYNLFRRVPDGLSKIREVMTEHIKETGKQLVNDPERLKDPVEFVQRLLDEKDKYDKIINFAFNNDKSFQNALNSSFEYFINLNPRSPEFISLFVDDKLRKGLKGVSEDDVEVTLDKVMMLFRYLQEKDVFEKYYKQHLAKRLLSGKTVSDDAERSLIVKLKTECGYQFTSKLEGMFTDMKTSQDTMQGFYASHPELVDGPTLTVQVLTTGSWPTQSSVTCNLPAEMSALCEKFRSYYLGTHTGRRLSWQTNMGTADLKATFGKGQKHELNVSTYQMCVLMLFNNADRLSYKEIEQATEIPASDLKRCLQSLALVKGRNVLRKEPMSKDVGEDDAFFVNDKFSSKLYKVKIGTVVAQKESEPEKQETRQRVEEDRKPQIEAAIVRIMKSRKQLDHNNLIAEVTKQLQSRFLANPTEVKKRIESLIERDFLERDENDRKLYRYLA from the exons ATGAGTAACCAGAGGAAGAGAAATTTTCAGATAGAAGCTTTCAAGCATAGGGTTGTCATAGATCCGAAATATGCCGACAAGACATGGAAGATTCTCGAACATGCTATTCATGAGATTTACAATCACAACGCCAGTGGTCTCAGCTTTGAAGAGCTTTACAG AAATGCATACAATATGGTGCTTCACAAATTCGGTGAGAAGCTGTATTCAGGACTGGTTGCTACTATGACTGGACATCTAAAAGAAATAGCCAAATCTGTTGAAGCTGCTCAAGGAGGTTCCTTTCTGGAAGAACTGAACAGAAAATGGAATGATCATAATAAGGCATTGCAAATGATTAGAGACATACTTATGTACATGGACAGGACTTATATACCAAGCACCCAGAAGACCCCTGTTCATGAACTCGGCTTGAACCTTTGGAGAGAAATCGTTATTTATTCCAATCAGATCAGGAATCGGTTACTGAACACACTTCTGGAATTAGTACATAGTGAACGTACTGGGGATGTTATTGATAGAGGGATAATGAGAAATATAACAAAGATGCTTGTAGATTTGGGTCCTTCTGTTTATGTGCATGAATTTGAACTGCATTTTCTTCATGTTTCAGCTGAGTTCTACCGGGTAGAATCCCAGAAATTCATTGAGTGTTGCGATTGTGGTGATTATTTGAAGAAAGCCGAGAGGCGTCTGAACGAAGAAATTGATAGAGTGAGCCATTACTTGGATCCCAGGACTGAAAAGAAGATCACTAATGTGGTGGAGAAGGAGATGATTGAAAATCACATGCTTAGATTAATCCATATGGAGAATTCTGGATTGGTACACATGTTTTCTGATGATAAATATGATGATTTGGGTAGAATGTATAATTTGTTCCGTCGTGTTCCCGATGGTCTCTCAAAAATTCGAGAAGTCATGACTGAACACATCAAAGAAACCGGCAAGCAGCTTGTTAATGATCCTGAAAGGTTGAAGGATCCTGTAGAATTCGTGCAGAGGCTCTTAGATGAGAAGGACAAATATGACAAGATTATCAACTTTGCATTTAACAATGACAAATCTTTCCAGAATGCTTTGAATTCCTCCTTTGAATATTTCATTAACTTGAACCCTCGATCTCCAGAGTTTATTTCGCTGTTTGTTGATGATAAACTTCGTAAAGGTCTGAAAGGGGTTAGTGAGGATGATGTAGAGGTTACCCTTGACAAGGTGATGATGCTATTCCGTTACTTGCAAGAAAAGGATGTTTTTGAGAAGTATTACAAACAGCATCTGGCAAAGCGACTTCTGTCAGGAAAAACTGTTTCGGATGATGCAGAGAGAAGTCTCATAGTTAAGCTCAAGACGGAATGTGGTTACCAGTTTACATCCAAATTAGAGGGCATGTTTACAGACATGAAAACCTCCCAGGACACTATGCAGGGCTTCTATGCCAGCCACCCCGAACTTGTTGATGGTCCTACACTTACTGTACAGGTCCTGACAACTGGGTCGTGGCCAACTCAGTCCAGTGTTACATGCAACCTGCCAGCCGAAATGTCTGCCCTTTGTGAGAAGTTTCGATCATATTACCTCGGAACCCACACCGGCCGGAGATTGTCCTGGCAAACTAATATGGGCACTGCAGACTTAAAAGCAACCTTTGGGAAAGGTCAGAAGCACGAGCTAAACGTATCCACTTACCAAATGTGTGTTCTTATGCTTTTTAATAATGCGGACAGACTTAGCTACAAGGAGATTGAGCAAGCGACTGAGATTCCTGCTTCAGATCTTAAGAGATGCCTGCAATCATTGGCTTTAGTTAAAGGAAGAAATGTCCTTAGGAAAGAGCCTATGAGTAAAGATGTTGGGGAGGATGATGCATTCTTTGTTAATGACAAGTTCAGTAGCAAACTATACAAGGTGAAAATAGGAACTGTAGTTGCACAAAAGGAATCGGAGCCCGAGAAACAGGAAACTCGACAGAGAGTGGAGGAGGACCGGAAGCCCCAGATCGAAGCAGCCATAGTGAGGATCATGAAATCTAGGAAGCAACTTGATCATAATAACCTTATAGCCGAGGTCACAAAGCAGTTGCAATCCCGATTTCTTGCGAACCCAACCGAGGTAAAGAAACGGATAGAGTCCCTGATTGAACGGGACTTTTTGGAGAGGGATGAAAATGACAGAAAACTGTATCGGTATCTTGCCTAG
- the LOC107633959 gene encoding uncharacterized protein LOC107633959, which yields MADNGNPQPTQAELLAQIAELQAEVRKIAELSAQNNGKHEGESSKNSAQGNADPLNITPPKEKLTLENPFSDEMTKFQMPKNFVLPTALELYKGFGSTSSFEELARSFIDYFAASRIYVHGSDYLGTIKQGQHESLKNYMTRFSEATMEIQDLDPAVHLHALKAGLRPGKFRETIAITKPKTLEEFRERAAGQMEIEELHEAQKPDRQPQRRDEKKAFRSPGNKDTKRPFKLTPKYNTYTRFNTKRENIIKEILNAKIVKPPARAGNYQDQRFVDRSKHCAFHQKFGHTTDDCIVAKDLLERLARQGLLDKYVEGRKARGTNSDRNEYK from the exons ATGGCTGACAATGGGAACCCCCAACCCACACAAGCAGAGCTCCTAGCTCAGATCGCCGAACTCCAGGCAGAGGTGCGGAAGATAGCTGAACTGTCCGCACAGAACAATGGAAAGCACGAAGGAGAAAGCTCTAAAAACTCGGCGCAGGGCAATGCGGATCCCCTGAACATCACTCCACCAAAGGAAAAACTCACCCTTGAGAACCCCTTTTCTGACGAGATGACTAAGTTCCAGATGCCGAAAAACTTTGTATTACCTACAGCGCTGGAACTATACAAGGGGTTCG GTTCAACTTCCTCCTTTGAGGAACTGGCGAGATCCTTTATTGACTATTTCGCTGCATCGAGAATTTATGTCCATGGATCAGACTACCTAGGCACAATCAAGCAAGGCCAACACGAGAGTTTAAAGAACTACATGACCAGGTTTTCCGAGGCTACTATGGAGATCCAAGACTTGGATCCGGCGGTCCACCTGCATGCCCTCAAGGCCGGCCTCCGACCAGGCAAATTCCGGGAAACCATTGCGATAACAAAACCAAAAACACTAGAGGAGTTCCGAGAAAGGGCTGCAGGTCAAATGGAGATTGAAGAACTCCATGAGGCCCAAAAGCCGGATAGACAACCTCAGCGGAGGGATGAGAAAAAGGCTTTCAGATCACCAGGCAACAAGGATACAAAGAGGCCCTTCAAGCTTACACCAAAATACAACACATATACCAGATTCAATACCAAGAGAGAAAACATCATCAAAGAAATTCTGAATGCCAAAATTGTGAAGCCGCCAGCTCGAGCAGGGAACTACCAAGACCAAAGGTTCGTAGACAGAAGCAAGCATTGCGCCTTCCACCAGAAGTTCGGCCATACTACGGACGACTGCATCGTTGCAAAAGACCTGCTCGAAAGACTGGCACGCCAAGGGCTCTTAGACAAATATGTCGAAGGCCGGAAAGCCAGAGGGACAAACTCGGACAGGAACGAGTACAAATAA